The following coding sequences are from one Campylobacter helveticus window:
- a CDS encoding replication initiation protein → MSEIVKYNNDFNLLPMPELKAIQMDMFMAIISLTKDKKENTPFLKKFFNPDKRKIIIPQKKFIELCRLNDSKMDYKEIFFAIDDCLKKLCNFLVSYQKNEKTIYNFVCFEEANIIADEVHITLQSRFYDMIINKKFGFTAFELAEFAELSGKYAKTLYRLLKQFRTTGKAYFEWEEFCRIMKIPQDYRQSEVDKWILKPALKELSKERNLFDQIRVPFKNLFYEKEKTAGRGRGGKVSGITFTFKPENIDMQKLAKESEKIETKEDKYLRIAHNMVKNKARFVYENMLYEANSFDYKELKFMAVRLIRDEFENLIYDIEQTFNAKNKEVFFKMIDTFKNNIV, encoded by the coding sequence ATGAGCGAAATAGTTAAATATAATAATGATTTTAATCTTTTACCTATGCCTGAACTCAAAGCCATACAAATGGATATGTTTATGGCTATTATCTCGCTAACCAAAGACAAAAAAGAAAATACGCCATTTTTAAAAAAGTTTTTTAACCCTGATAAAAGAAAAATAATTATTCCACAAAAGAAGTTTATTGAATTGTGTCGGTTAAACGATAGCAAAATGGACTATAAAGAAATTTTCTTTGCTATTGATGATTGCTTAAAAAAACTTTGCAATTTTCTTGTTTCATACCAAAAAAATGAAAAAACGATTTATAATTTTGTTTGTTTTGAAGAAGCAAATATTATTGCTGATGAAGTGCATATAACTTTACAAAGTCGTTTTTACGATATGATAATAAATAAAAAATTTGGTTTTACAGCCTTTGAATTAGCAGAATTTGCAGAACTTAGCGGTAAATATGCTAAAACACTTTACCGCCTTTTAAAGCAATTTAGAACCACAGGCAAAGCTTATTTTGAGTGGGAAGAATTTTGCAGGATTATGAAGATACCACAAGATTATAGACAAAGCGAAGTTGATAAATGGATTTTAAAACCAGCCCTTAAAGAGCTTTCTAAAGAACGCAATCTTTTTGACCAAATTAGAGTGCCTTTTAAAAATCTTTTTTACGAAAAAGAAAAAACCGCAGGGCGTGGGCGTGGCGGTAAGGTTTCAGGCATAACCTTTACTTTTAAGCCTGAAAATATCGATATGCAAAAACTAGCAAAAGAAAGCGAAAAAATAGAAACCAAAGAGGACAAATATTTAAGAATAGCACACAATATGGTAAAAAATAAAGCTAGGTTCGTGTATGAAAATATGCTTTATGAGGCAAATTCTTTCGATTATAAAGAATTAAAATTTATGGCAGTAAGACTTATAAGAGATGAATTTGAAAATTTAATTTATGACATAGAACAAACTTTCAACGCTAAAAATAAAGAAGTGTTTTTTAAAATGATTGATACTTTTAAAAATAATATTGTGTAA